From a single Sphingobium lignivorans genomic region:
- a CDS encoding YciI family protein, with the protein MRVMVLVKATAESEAESAPPEWTADMMQAMGRFNDDLREAGILLAAEGLQPSRHGKRVAFDGADRTVIDGPFAQTSELVAGYWLWEIRDMDEAVAWVKRCPNPMPVPSEIEIRPLYGPGPSD; encoded by the coding sequence ATGCGTGTCATGGTGCTGGTCAAGGCGACCGCCGAGAGCGAGGCGGAGAGTGCGCCGCCCGAATGGACAGCCGACATGATGCAGGCGATGGGCCGCTTCAACGATGACCTGCGCGAGGCGGGCATCCTGCTCGCCGCCGAGGGGCTCCAGCCCTCCCGGCATGGCAAGCGCGTCGCCTTCGACGGCGCGGACCGCACCGTCATCGACGGGCCATTCGCGCAGACGAGCGAGCTGGTGGCCGGCTACTGGCTGTGGGAGATCCGGGACATGGATGAGGCCGTCGCCTGGGTGAAGCGCTGCCCCAACCCCATGCCTGTGCCCAGCGAGATCGAGATTCGGCCCCTCTACGGGCCCGGCCCGAGCGACTGA
- a CDS encoding aspartate/glutamate racemase family protein encodes MKKLGLIGGISWTSTARYYDLINRAVQRELGGLHSATLLIDSLDFADVARCASANDWACGAGHMVGAARRLEAGGAQALMICANSLHKVVPQIQETVDIPIIHIIDEIGARLKADAAKSVALVGTSNVMMDRDYRQHLVSAGGVSLLPADAELAQRIDRMVYDELAAGKVTRDAERYMKSELTDIAKEDVQAVVLACTELDLVVDVHANVLPIYDSTIIHAEAGARFVLDT; translated from the coding sequence ATGAAGAAACTCGGCCTCATCGGTGGCATCTCCTGGACGTCCACCGCCCGCTATTATGACCTCATCAACCGCGCCGTGCAGCGCGAGCTGGGCGGGCTGCACAGCGCCACCTTGCTGATCGATAGCCTGGATTTCGCCGATGTGGCGCGCTGCGCCTCGGCCAATGACTGGGCCTGTGGGGCCGGCCATATGGTGGGCGCGGCTCGCCGGCTGGAGGCAGGCGGCGCGCAGGCACTGATGATCTGCGCGAACAGCCTGCACAAGGTCGTGCCGCAGATCCAGGAGACGGTCGATATCCCGATCATCCACATCATCGACGAGATCGGTGCCCGGCTGAAGGCGGACGCGGCGAAGTCCGTCGCGCTGGTCGGGACCAGCAATGTCATGATGGACCGGGATTATCGCCAGCATCTCGTCTCGGCGGGCGGTGTCAGCCTGCTTCCCGCCGACGCGGAGCTGGCGCAGCGGATCGACCGCATGGTCTATGACGAACTGGCCGCCGGCAAGGTGACGCGCGATGCCGAGCGCTACATGAAGTCGGAGCTCACCGACATCGCCAAGGAGGATGTGCAGGCCGTCGTCCTTGCCTGCACCGAGCTGGATCTCGTCGTCGATGTCCATGCCAATGTGCTGCCCATCTATGACAGCACGATCATCCACGCCGAGGCCGGAGCGCGGTTCGTCCTCGACACATAG
- a CDS encoding aa3-type cytochrome c oxidase subunit IV: MTEPMAQQDMTQANSTFTGFVALMKWGSIITAILALLVILIIS; encoded by the coding sequence ATGACCGAACCTATGGCACAGCAGGACATGACTCAGGCAAACTCCACCTTCACGGGCTTTGTCGCCCTGATGAAGTGGGGTTCGATCATCACCGCGATTCTGGCGCTCCTCGTCATATTGATCATTTCCTGA
- a CDS encoding AsmA family protein encodes MDFNAFTARFVSSGREGWRRMTRSRRVRWIAIASASLLLLLVLLLGAFPVGMAKGWLERKLSSELNAPVSIESLGREPFFSFSPTLVVRGLRIAQPDWAGPGDLLRAQDVRVRVALIPALTGSGRAIRGVHARGALLALVRDENRRSNWSGERDGKRAGNGGASSIDLADLVVTDSRFTLRDARRGLEIAGTIEAGATTGLAARATGRFHGEPIEASVKGAAIAGRPAGAAYPFQLALSSPLLQLDARGTMKGALNTSDMAMTISARAPSLKYLDDIIEAGLFGTQPIDLRASVRRQGQDWFLDRLSGSVGRSRLTGRAEILKREGRSKIDATIAFSQFDFDDLADDAGLAAQAALEARIGPRVLPNTRINLTKVGPTDGTIRFTAARLLFKSPSVFRSLRGKISLQGKVLQLDDVEAGLSSGRLTGRLLVDHREGKSPRLDLDLRLRGGRLGALLDMTEQIDAPVNARIALSGRGDTIRAALSKSAGHVGLAAGEGRISRTIAAVLAQDMGKAIGAVLGDGDAPVPLRCIAIGFRARGGMLTAAPFLVETEVSRSRGEGTINLDGERIALRIGGASRESSGLPMVDPLGLEGTLSAPSLDLAAGRKGDGGGVAGAVVRSIGGALGLVDKRGPAVDASGPSNCRTLSERVLARGLPERP; translated from the coding sequence ATGGACTTCAACGCTTTCACCGCCCGCTTCGTCTCTTCCGGGCGTGAAGGCTGGCGCCGCATGACGCGCTCACGACGGGTGCGATGGATCGCCATCGCCTCGGCATCGCTGCTCCTGCTGCTCGTTCTTCTCCTCGGTGCCTTTCCGGTCGGCATGGCGAAGGGCTGGCTGGAGCGGAAACTGTCCAGTGAGCTGAATGCGCCGGTCAGCATCGAGTCCCTTGGCCGGGAGCCTTTCTTCTCCTTCTCGCCCACGCTCGTCGTGCGCGGCCTGCGGATCGCCCAGCCGGACTGGGCGGGCCCGGGCGACCTGCTGCGCGCGCAGGATGTGCGGGTCCGCGTCGCGCTCATTCCCGCGCTCACCGGAAGCGGCCGCGCGATCAGGGGCGTTCATGCGCGGGGCGCCCTGCTCGCGCTGGTGCGGGACGAGAACCGCCGCAGCAACTGGAGCGGCGAGCGCGATGGCAAGCGCGCGGGCAACGGCGGCGCATCGTCCATCGATCTGGCCGATCTCGTCGTCACGGACAGCCGCTTCACCCTGCGGGACGCAAGGCGAGGCCTGGAGATCGCCGGCACCATCGAGGCAGGTGCGACCACCGGCCTTGCCGCGCGCGCGACCGGCCGCTTCCATGGCGAACCGATTGAGGCGAGCGTGAAGGGCGCCGCGATCGCGGGCCGCCCCGCAGGCGCGGCTTATCCCTTCCAGCTCGCCCTTTCCTCTCCCCTGCTGCAACTCGATGCACGCGGGACCATGAAGGGCGCGCTCAACACGAGCGACATGGCCATGACCATATCCGCACGCGCGCCATCGCTCAAATATCTGGACGACATCATCGAGGCTGGCCTGTTCGGCACGCAGCCGATCGATCTGCGCGCCAGCGTGCGCCGGCAGGGGCAGGACTGGTTCCTCGATCGGCTGAGCGGCAGCGTGGGCCGCTCGCGCCTCACCGGCCGGGCCGAGATTCTGAAGCGCGAGGGCCGCTCGAAGATCGATGCCACCATCGCGTTCAGCCAGTTCGATTTCGACGATCTCGCCGATGATGCCGGCCTCGCGGCACAGGCTGCGCTGGAGGCGCGCATCGGCCCGCGCGTGCTGCCGAACACCCGCATCAATCTCACCAAGGTCGGCCCCACGGACGGCACGATCCGCTTCACGGCCGCCCGGCTGCTGTTCAAGTCCCCCTCCGTCTTCCGCTCGCTGCGCGGCAAGATCAGCCTGCAGGGCAAGGTGCTGCAGCTGGATGATGTCGAGGCAGGGCTCAGCAGTGGCCGCCTGACCGGCCGCCTGCTCGTGGATCATCGCGAGGGGAAGTCGCCCCGGCTCGATCTCGATCTCAGGCTGCGCGGCGGGCGGCTGGGCGCCCTGCTCGACATGACGGAGCAGATCGACGCGCCGGTGAATGCGCGGATCGCGCTCTCCGGCCGAGGCGATACGATCCGCGCCGCGCTTTCGAAGAGCGCGGGGCATGTCGGCCTCGCTGCCGGCGAAGGGCGGATTTCCCGCACCATCGCGGCCGTTCTCGCGCAGGACATGGGCAAGGCGATCGGCGCTGTGCTGGGCGATGGCGACGCCCCCGTTCCGCTGCGCTGCATCGCCATCGGCTTCCGGGCGCGTGGTGGCATGCTGACCGCGGCACCCTTCCTCGTCGAGACGGAGGTCTCGCGCAGCCGGGGCGAAGGCACGATCAATCTCGATGGCGAGCGCATCGCACTGAGGATCGGTGGCGCATCCCGCGAGTCCAGCGGATTGCCGATGGTCGATCCGCTCGGCCTGGAAGGCACGCTGTCCGCCCCGTCGCTGGATCTCGCTGCTGGACGGAAGGGCGACGGCGGGGGCGTGGCCGGCGCGGTGGTCCGCTCGATCGGCGGCGCGCTTGGCCTCGTCGACAAGCGCGGACCGGCGGTGGACGCGAGTGGCCCGTCGAACTGCCGCACCCTTTCGGAGCGCGTCCTCGCCAGGGGCCTGCCCGAGCGTCCGTGA
- a CDS encoding NAD(P) transhydrogenase subunit alpha, which produces MDFIAILSIFILACFVGYYVVWSVTPALHTPLMAVTNAISSVIIVGALIAAAEAESTAGQWLGFVGVVLASINIFGGFAVTGRMLAMYKKKERK; this is translated from the coding sequence ATGGATTTCATCGCCATCCTCTCCATCTTCATATTGGCCTGCTTCGTGGGCTATTATGTCGTCTGGTCCGTGACGCCCGCGCTTCACACGCCGCTGATGGCGGTCACCAACGCGATTTCCTCGGTCATCATCGTGGGCGCGCTCATCGCCGCCGCCGAGGCAGAAAGCACCGCCGGGCAATGGCTCGGCTTCGTCGGCGTGGTACTGGCGTCGATCAACATCTTCGGCGGCTTCGCGGTCACCGGGCGCATGCTCGCGATGTACAAGAAGAAGGAGCGCAAGTGA
- a CDS encoding NAD(P)(+) transhydrogenase (Re/Si-specific) subunit beta translates to MLSGLPIEPLVALAYLISGVLFILALRGLSSPETSRAGNRFGMLGMFIAVGTTIATHDAVALPRIGLALVIGGAIGFVVARRIAMTAMPQLVAAFHSLVGLAAVVVGVAAFLNPASFGIIDEARGAIQGASRIEMVLGVAIGAITFSGSVIAFLKLAGTMSGKPILLPGRHLINLAILLAIGVFAFGFWHGQYPLDFWLVLALSFVIGFLLIIPIGGADMPVVVSMLNSYSGWAAAAMGFTLENSAMIITGALVGSSGAILSYIMCRAMNRSFFSVIAGGFGAESSGGSDGEAKEQRPWKRGSAEDAAFLMKQAESVIIVPGYGMAVSQAQHALREMADMLKAQGVNVRYAIHPVAGRMPGHMNVLLAEANVPYDEVFELEDINSAFAQTDIAFVIGANDVTNPAARTDKSSPIYGMPILDVANARTVLFVKRSMGGVGYAGVDNDVFYMDNTMMLLADAKKMVEDIVKALGH, encoded by the coding sequence ATGCTCTCCGGATTGCCGATCGAGCCGCTGGTCGCGCTCGCTTATCTTATCTCGGGCGTTCTGTTCATTCTCGCGCTGCGCGGACTTTCCAGCCCGGAGACCAGCCGGGCGGGCAATCGCTTCGGCATGCTGGGCATGTTCATCGCGGTCGGCACCACCATCGCCACGCATGATGCCGTCGCCCTGCCCCGCATCGGCCTCGCGCTCGTCATCGGCGGCGCCATCGGCTTCGTAGTTGCGCGACGGATTGCGATGACGGCGATGCCCCAGCTCGTCGCGGCCTTTCACAGCCTGGTCGGGCTGGCGGCGGTCGTGGTCGGCGTCGCCGCCTTCCTCAATCCCGCGTCCTTCGGCATCATCGACGAGGCGAGAGGCGCTATCCAGGGCGCGAGCCGGATCGAGATGGTGCTGGGCGTCGCCATCGGCGCGATCACTTTCTCAGGGTCGGTCATCGCTTTCCTGAAGCTTGCCGGCACGATGTCCGGCAAGCCGATCCTGCTGCCCGGGCGCCATCTCATCAATCTCGCGATCCTGCTGGCGATCGGAGTCTTCGCCTTCGGCTTCTGGCACGGGCAGTATCCGCTCGATTTCTGGCTCGTGCTGGCGCTCTCCTTCGTCATCGGCTTCCTGCTCATCATCCCCATCGGCGGGGCGGACATGCCGGTGGTGGTCTCCATGCTGAACAGCTATTCGGGCTGGGCAGCGGCCGCGATGGGCTTCACGCTGGAAAACAGCGCGATGATCATCACCGGCGCGCTGGTCGGCTCCTCGGGCGCCATCCTCAGCTACATCATGTGCCGGGCGATGAACCGCAGCTTCTTCTCCGTCATTGCCGGCGGCTTCGGCGCGGAATCGTCCGGCGGCAGCGATGGCGAGGCAAAGGAGCAGCGCCCCTGGAAGCGCGGATCGGCCGAGGATGCCGCTTTCCTCATGAAGCAGGCAGAAAGCGTCATCATCGTGCCGGGCTACGGCATGGCGGTCAGCCAGGCCCAGCATGCGCTGCGGGAAATGGCGGATATGCTCAAGGCCCAGGGAGTGAATGTGCGCTATGCGATCCACCCGGTCGCGGGCCGGATGCCCGGTCACATGAACGTCCTGCTTGCCGAGGCGAACGTGCCTTATGACGAAGTATTCGAGCTTGAGGATATCAACAGCGCTTTCGCCCAGACCGACATCGCTTTCGTCATCGGCGCGAACGACGTCACCAATCCCGCGGCCCGCACGGACAAGTCCTCGCCGATCTACGGCATGCCGATCCTCGACGTGGCCAATGCCAGGACCGTGCTGTTCGTGAAGCGCTCCATGGGCGGCGTCGGCTATGCCGGCGTCGACAATGACGTCTTCTACATGGACAACACGATGATGCTGCTCGCCGACGCCAAGAAGATGGTCGAGGATATCGTGAAGGCGCTGGGGCACTGA
- a CDS encoding NAD(P) transhydrogenase subunit alpha, protein MKIAVLRETAPGEKRVSASPETVRKFAALGAQVMVETGAGLQASITDADYEAAGAALGDRAATVTGAGIVLCVQGPDAATLAGVAPGTLLVGALDPLRERARVDGYAAAGLEALAMEFMPRITRAQSMDILSSQSNLAGYKAVLDAASEYGRAFPMMMTAAGTISAARLFVMGVGVAGLQAIATGRRLGAQVSATDVRAATKEQIESLGAKPVFVDAVAGIEGEGSGGYASEMSDAYQKAQAELVSAHIARQDIVITTALIPGRPAPRLVSDAQIATMRPGSVIVDLAVEQGGNVEGAVAGEIVERHGVKIVGHRNVPSRLAADAAALFSRNLYNFLSAYWDKERNAPDLPDEDEIVKGIRLTQGGQIVNERLSG, encoded by the coding sequence ATGAAGATCGCCGTTCTTCGCGAGACGGCTCCGGGGGAAAAACGCGTCTCCGCTTCCCCGGAAACCGTTCGCAAGTTCGCGGCGCTGGGTGCGCAGGTCATGGTGGAGACCGGCGCCGGCCTCCAGGCATCCATTACCGATGCGGATTATGAAGCGGCCGGGGCCGCGCTTGGCGATCGCGCCGCGACCGTCACGGGCGCGGGCATCGTGCTGTGCGTGCAGGGGCCGGATGCGGCGACGCTGGCCGGTGTGGCGCCCGGCACCCTGCTCGTCGGCGCGCTCGATCCGTTGCGCGAGCGCGCGCGGGTGGATGGCTATGCCGCCGCCGGGCTGGAAGCGCTGGCGATGGAGTTCATGCCGCGCATCACGCGCGCCCAGTCCATGGACATCCTGTCCTCCCAGTCGAACCTTGCGGGCTACAAGGCAGTGCTGGATGCCGCGAGCGAATATGGCCGCGCCTTCCCGATGATGATGACGGCGGCCGGCACGATCTCGGCCGCCCGGCTGTTCGTCATGGGCGTCGGCGTGGCGGGGCTGCAGGCGATCGCCACGGGGCGGCGCCTGGGGGCGCAGGTCAGTGCAACGGACGTGCGTGCCGCCACGAAGGAGCAGATCGAATCGCTCGGCGCCAAGCCGGTCTTCGTGGACGCGGTAGCCGGCATCGAGGGCGAGGGATCGGGCGGCTATGCCTCGGAAATGTCAGACGCGTATCAGAAGGCGCAGGCCGAGCTGGTCTCCGCGCATATCGCCCGGCAGGATATCGTCATCACCACGGCGCTGATCCCCGGCCGCCCTGCCCCGCGCCTCGTTTCGGATGCGCAGATCGCCACGATGCGGCCCGGCAGCGTCATCGTCGATCTCGCGGTCGAGCAAGGCGGCAATGTCGAGGGCGCCGTGGCGGGCGAGATCGTCGAGCGGCACGGCGTGAAGATCGTCGGCCATCGCAACGTGCCGAGCCGCCTGGCTGCGGACGCCGCCGCCCTGTTCTCGCGCAATCTCTACAATTTCCTCTCGGCTTACTGGGACAAGGAGCGCAACGCACCGGACCTGCCGGACGAGGACGAGATCGTGAAGGGCATCCGCCTGACGCAGGGCGGCCAGATCGTCAACGAGCGGTTGTCGGGCTGA